From the genome of Virgibacillus proomii, one region includes:
- the hisB gene encoding imidazoleglycerol-phosphate dehydratase HisB → MRSYKINRTTTETDISLKLSIDGTGESSIQTGIGFFDHMLTLLTRHGLFDLQVVCNGDLEVDQHHSVEDVGIALGEAFRQALGNKVGITRFASITTPMDEALSTVSLDISGRAYLVYQAKDLKEKVGNFDTELVEEFFQAFASNAKVTLHIHNVYGKNTHHMIESIFKGFGRALDIATQKSERIKGIPSTKGSL, encoded by the coding sequence ATGCGAAGTTATAAAATAAATCGAACGACTACAGAAACGGATATATCGTTGAAGCTCTCGATTGATGGAACAGGTGAAAGTTCAATCCAAACAGGGATAGGTTTTTTTGATCATATGCTTACTCTTTTAACAAGGCACGGACTATTCGATTTACAAGTCGTTTGTAATGGAGATTTAGAAGTAGACCAGCATCATTCGGTTGAAGACGTCGGAATCGCATTAGGTGAAGCTTTTCGCCAAGCTTTGGGAAATAAAGTCGGCATCACCCGCTTTGCAAGTATAACAACGCCAATGGATGAAGCACTTTCTACGGTTTCTCTTGATATTAGTGGACGCGCCTATTTAGTTTATCAAGCAAAGGACTTAAAGGAAAAAGTGGGGAATTTTGACACTGAGTTGGTGGAGGAGTTTTTCCAAGCGTTTGCCAGCAATGCAAAGGTGACATTGCACATTCACAATGTGTATGGCAAAAACACGCATCATATGATTGAATCAATTTTTAAAGGTTTCGGTCGTGCTTTGGACATTGCGACACAAAAAAGTGAACGAATTAAAGGCATCCCTTCAACCAAAGGGAGCCTCTAG
- the hisH gene encoding imidazole glycerol phosphate synthase subunit HisH, whose product MIAIIDYGAGNIKSLQFALEKVGLSAQITIDETVIATSDAIILPGVGAFQDAMQALNNQGLTEIIKREADNGKPVLGICLGMQLFYEISEEDGESEGLGLLKGRVSKITGKVKVPHMGWNTLSKHQSSPLVNQIPDHSFVYFVHSYAVKEYAKKTLIATCDYAGTIPAIVQRGNIIGMQFHPEKSGDIGLKLLENVKEMML is encoded by the coding sequence ATGATTGCAATTATCGATTATGGAGCCGGTAATATAAAAAGCCTCCAATTTGCATTAGAGAAAGTAGGACTGTCTGCACAAATTACGATAGATGAAACGGTCATTGCAACGAGTGATGCAATTATTTTACCAGGTGTCGGTGCCTTTCAAGATGCCATGCAGGCGTTAAACAATCAAGGCCTAACTGAGATTATTAAACGGGAAGCAGATAATGGAAAGCCAGTACTTGGGATTTGTTTAGGGATGCAGCTGTTCTATGAAATAAGCGAAGAAGATGGAGAATCTGAGGGTCTTGGATTATTAAAGGGACGCGTTAGCAAAATTACCGGTAAAGTAAAAGTGCCACATATGGGATGGAATACACTCTCTAAACATCAAAGCAGCCCTTTAGTAAACCAAATTCCTGATCATTCCTTCGTCTATTTTGTCCACTCTTATGCAGTTAAGGAATATGCGAAAAAGACGTTAATCGCAACTTGTGATTATGCTGGAACGATACCTGCTATTGTTCAGCGAGGGAACATAATCGGTATGCAATTTCATCCAGAAAAAAGCGGAGATATCGGTTTAAAACTGTTAGAAAACGTCAAGGAGATGATGTTATGA
- the hisA gene encoding 1-(5-phosphoribosyl)-5-[(5-phosphoribosylamino)methylideneamino]imidazole-4-carboxamide isomerase, translated as MIIFPAIDIKDGKCVRLTQGNYNKVNVYSDSPVKVAKEWENQGAHYLHIVDLDAAKSGVSQNAAIIKDIAKKTNIPVQVGGGIRSLTTMETYLNAGIDRVILGTAAIKDPDFLHVAIANYPSQTAVSIDARNGLVATDGWTETSTITAFQLVKKMEQKGLETIIYTDILKDGMLKGPNIKELTHIQLATSINIIASGGVTTIDDIVTLKKMNVYGAIIGKALYDGSLTLKACLEAVTHAG; from the coding sequence ATGATTATTTTTCCGGCAATTGATATTAAAGACGGAAAATGTGTCCGACTTACCCAAGGAAATTATAATAAGGTCAACGTTTATAGCGATTCACCAGTAAAAGTGGCTAAAGAATGGGAAAACCAAGGCGCTCACTATTTGCATATTGTTGATTTAGATGCGGCTAAATCAGGTGTATCCCAAAATGCAGCGATCATTAAAGACATTGCCAAAAAAACCAATATTCCTGTTCAAGTTGGCGGTGGAATACGCAGTTTAACAACAATGGAAACTTATTTAAATGCAGGTATCGATAGAGTCATTCTTGGAACAGCAGCAATCAAAGATCCGGATTTCTTACACGTTGCAATCGCGAATTATCCAAGCCAAACAGCTGTATCTATCGATGCGCGAAATGGGTTAGTCGCTACAGATGGATGGACAGAAACGAGTACGATCACTGCTTTCCAATTAGTTAAAAAAATGGAACAAAAAGGCTTAGAAACCATCATTTATACTGATATTTTAAAGGATGGCATGCTAAAAGGTCCAAATATAAAAGAGCTTACACATATACAACTGGCTACTTCAATCAATATCATCGCTTCTGGTGGAGTAACTACGATTGACGATATAGTTACGTTAAAAAAGATGAATGTATATGGAGCAATTATCGGAAAAGCATTATATGATGG
- the murB gene encoding UDP-N-acetylmuramate dehydrogenase, producing the protein MIRVGLNHHIYDKLLKITSQKNVMVDEKLKNHTYTRLGGKADFLVTPETYKEVQEIVKLANNENIPFTLLGNGSNLIVKDGGIRGIVMNLQRLTDISTTGTTIVAQSGARIIDVSREALTHRLSGLEFACGIPGSVGGALFMNAGAYGGEIKDVLVSTKVVDKKGNIQILTADQLDLDYRTSNIPEKGYIVLEATFSLKKGNYEEIKAIMDDLTYKRESKQPLEYPSCGSVFKRPPGYFAGKLIQDSDLQGKQIGGAQVSLKHAGFIVNIDNATASEYIALIHHVQETVMKKFGVKLEREVKIIGEDPQ; encoded by the coding sequence ATGATACGTGTGGGCTTGAATCATCATATATACGATAAATTATTAAAAATTACATCCCAGAAAAATGTGATGGTGGATGAGAAATTAAAAAATCATACGTATACCCGATTAGGGGGAAAAGCTGATTTTTTAGTGACACCAGAGACTTATAAAGAAGTACAAGAAATTGTAAAACTAGCAAATAATGAAAACATTCCCTTTACATTGCTGGGAAATGGCTCCAACTTAATTGTAAAAGATGGTGGTATCCGCGGGATTGTTATGAATTTACAACGGCTGACTGATATTTCCACGACTGGTACAACTATCGTAGCTCAAAGTGGGGCGCGAATTATTGATGTCTCAAGAGAAGCATTGACACATCGTTTGTCCGGACTGGAGTTTGCTTGTGGCATCCCAGGATCAGTGGGTGGGGCTTTATTTATGAATGCCGGTGCTTATGGTGGTGAAATAAAAGATGTATTGGTTAGCACCAAAGTAGTTGATAAAAAAGGGAATATTCAGATTTTAACTGCTGACCAGCTAGATCTTGACTATCGTACCAGCAATATTCCTGAGAAGGGATATATTGTGTTAGAGGCTACTTTTTCGTTAAAAAAAGGCAATTATGAAGAAATAAAAGCAATTATGGATGATCTTACTTACAAGCGAGAATCAAAGCAGCCCCTGGAGTATCCATCTTGTGGTAGCGTGTTTAAGCGACCACCAGGATATTTTGCAGGGAAGTTGATTCAAGATAGTGATTTACAAGGAAAGCAGATTGGTGGCGCGCAAGTATCTTTAAAGCATGCAGGCTTTATCGTAAACATAGATAATGCTACAGCGAGTGAATACATTGCTCTTATTCATCACGTACAAGAAACGGTTATGAAAAAATTTGGAGTAAAATTGGAACGTGAAGTAAAGATTATTGGTGAAGATCCTCAATAA
- a CDS encoding histidinol-phosphatase HisJ family protein produces the protein MFDYHLHSNFSADCDTPMEKTVEAAIKLGLNEICFTEHIDEDYPDPTIDFTLDLPAYDKKIKAMQSNYKDRIKIRKGLEIGVQPHLLNDCQEIIDAEPFDFVICSMHTTGKKALHAGDFFAERIIDEAYLQYYEELLYCITHFKGFQVLGHLDLVRRYTKGKEVKKDFHDVIEQIFKTIIPNEKGIEVNTSGYRYGLSSAMPSVDILKLYKQCGGEIITVGSDSHVASTVGKGIQETMELLNRIGFKYITTFENKQPIFHRI, from the coding sequence ATGTTTGACTATCATTTACACAGTAATTTTTCAGCTGACTGTGATACGCCAATGGAGAAAACGGTGGAAGCAGCAATTAAGCTGGGCTTAAATGAAATTTGTTTTACGGAGCATATCGATGAAGATTATCCAGATCCAACGATCGACTTTACGTTAGATTTACCTGCTTATGATAAAAAAATCAAGGCAATGCAAAGCAACTACAAGGATCGTATAAAAATTCGAAAAGGATTGGAAATCGGTGTTCAACCACATCTATTAAACGATTGTCAAGAAATTATTGATGCCGAGCCATTTGATTTTGTCATTTGTTCCATGCATACTACTGGAAAAAAAGCACTGCACGCAGGCGATTTTTTTGCAGAGCGAATCATTGATGAAGCCTATCTGCAATATTATGAAGAGCTTCTGTACTGCATTACTCATTTTAAGGGGTTTCAAGTGTTAGGACATCTTGATTTAGTAAGACGGTATACGAAAGGAAAGGAAGTTAAGAAAGATTTCCATGATGTAATAGAACAAATTTTTAAAACAATTATTCCAAATGAAAAGGGGATTGAAGTAAATACATCTGGCTATCGTTACGGGTTATCGAGTGCCATGCCAAGTGTTGATATTCTCAAATTATATAAGCAATGTGGTGGAGAGATCATTACGGTTGGTTCAGATTCGCATGTAGCCTCAACGGTTGGAAAAGGAATTCAAGAAACGATGGAGTTGCTGAATAGGATTGGATTTAAATATATAACCACATTTGAAAATAAACAGCCAATTTTCCATCGAATCTAA
- the hisG gene encoding ATP phosphoribosyltransferase, whose amino-acid sequence MVALTIAVAKGRTADHTITLLKKVGITFNDLTPSSRKLVFYNSEKSIKLIFVKAVDVPTYVEKGAADMGIVGKDNILESKADIYEILDLKIGQCEFAVAGKPGQSLDSVQPLTIATKYPMVAKKHFARKGKAIDVVKLNGSVELAPLIGLSDVIVDIVETGNTLRENGLVILEKVEPISTRLIVNKASFAMKAEHIQPFIKKLKKNVEESRCNT is encoded by the coding sequence ATGGTAGCTCTCACAATAGCTGTAGCGAAAGGGAGAACAGCTGATCATACGATCACATTATTGAAAAAGGTAGGAATTACGTTTAACGATTTAACACCCTCTAGCAGAAAACTTGTTTTTTACAACAGCGAAAAATCAATAAAGCTGATTTTTGTCAAAGCTGTCGATGTACCTACTTACGTGGAAAAGGGCGCTGCTGATATGGGAATTGTTGGTAAGGATAATATTTTAGAGTCGAAAGCAGATATTTATGAAATACTCGATTTAAAAATAGGGCAATGTGAATTTGCCGTTGCTGGAAAGCCAGGGCAAAGCCTTGATTCGGTTCAACCATTAACAATCGCAACAAAATATCCTATGGTAGCCAAAAAACATTTTGCTCGTAAAGGAAAAGCGATCGATGTGGTAAAACTGAATGGATCTGTTGAGTTGGCACCACTAATCGGTCTTTCAGATGTTATCGTTGATATCGTCGAAACAGGTAATACATTAAGGGAGAATGGTTTAGTCATATTGGAAAAGGTAGAACCAATTAGCACCCGCTTGATTGTTAATAAAGCAAGCTTTGCAATGAAAGCAGAACATATTCAGCCATTTATTAAAAAACTGAAAAAGAACGTGGAGGAATCAAGATGCAACACTTAA
- the ehuA gene encoding ectoine/hydroxyectoine ABC transporter ATP-binding protein EhuA: MTEPIVTFNNVHKSFGGVNVLKGIDLDIRPAEKVAIIGPSGSGKTTIIRMLMTLEQPTAGDIIVNGTNLWKMKKKGKLVPANEKHLRKVRGDIGMVFQHFNLFPHMTIIENCMTAPVHVKKEAKGEAKKRSLEMLERVGLGDKVNNYPSQLSGGQRQRVAMARALVMRPKIILFDEVTSALDPELVGEVLSVIRDIAKNDDMAMVLVTHEMDFALDIADKVLFLDEGVIAEQGTASEVIEHSDNERLRKFLHRFRA; the protein is encoded by the coding sequence ATGACAGAACCAATAGTTACATTTAATAACGTCCACAAATCATTTGGAGGTGTCAATGTATTAAAAGGAATTGACTTAGATATTAGACCAGCAGAGAAAGTTGCTATTATCGGGCCAAGCGGTTCAGGAAAAACAACCATCATTAGAATGCTTATGACACTGGAACAACCTACTGCAGGTGATATTATCGTAAACGGGACAAATTTATGGAAAATGAAGAAAAAAGGGAAACTGGTTCCTGCCAATGAAAAGCATTTACGAAAAGTCCGTGGAGATATTGGCATGGTCTTTCAACACTTTAACCTGTTTCCACATATGACAATTATAGAAAATTGTATGACTGCTCCAGTTCATGTAAAGAAAGAAGCAAAGGGTGAAGCAAAAAAACGATCTTTGGAAATGTTAGAGCGTGTTGGCTTAGGGGATAAAGTAAATAATTATCCAAGTCAACTTTCAGGTGGTCAAAGGCAGCGCGTAGCAATGGCCCGAGCTCTTGTAATGCGACCAAAAATTATATTGTTCGATGAGGTGACTTCAGCTCTGGACCCGGAATTAGTTGGAGAAGTACTGAGTGTTATTCGCGATATTGCAAAAAACGATGACATGGCAATGGTTCTTGTTACACATGAGATGGACTTTGCACTAGATATAGCCGACAAAGTTCTTTTTTTAGATGAAGGAGTTATCGCTGAACAAGGCACAGCCAGTGAAGTTATTGAGCATTCCGACAATGAACGACTGCGCAAATTCTTACACCGCTTTCGAGCATGA
- a CDS encoding glycoside hydrolase domain-containing protein has protein sequence MDKMVLEVQKWLNKTYKGKSGYETIPENGKTGNTTVGALIIGLQIELGIPNPVPTFGPATTKKFPGLARQKSGAKPNNLIKILQGGFWCKGYNPGGFSGNFFGDTENKVKDFEKDVGIEPTGFVDAKLMKAILNTDGFVLSRSSGRPHVREIQQSLNREYSKYFDYIPRNGIYERKTNKALIYALQHEEGIGHIANGNFGPATIENCPTLSYDNAPVNFTRILQWSLACNGPLYDPYPYNGDFSPQVETAVNLFKEFMTLPPNGVADMPTIKQLLTSNGYTDRPAIACDASTVIDYKTVKTLRDYNYQIIGRYLTGNVATDAGLRSKAMTHEELSILAVNGIRVFPIYQDGGYYHEYFVPGKGTEDAWKAIRAAYELGFPSGATIYFAVDYDAYDFQVRGNIIPYLAEVRSVLDITKGGDLPEYKLGVYGSRNTCIQAQSNSSVLADYSFVGNMSTGYSGNLGFPMPTNWSFNQFHETTIGLGGSGMLGIDKNDYSGKDPGVSAVNPPDNPEISKEYRAKHDAFVEMGKNIPGLQKFAPELLQRILILVPLIELLISQILHLLMWNSANS, from the coding sequence ATGGATAAAATGGTATTAGAAGTGCAAAAGTGGCTAAACAAAACGTATAAGGGGAAAAGTGGGTATGAAACTATTCCAGAAAACGGGAAAACAGGTAATACAACAGTAGGAGCTCTTATCATTGGCTTACAAATAGAGCTTGGTATACCAAATCCGGTACCAACATTTGGTCCAGCAACTACTAAAAAATTTCCTGGTTTAGCAAGACAGAAAAGTGGTGCGAAACCAAATAATTTAATTAAAATTCTTCAAGGCGGATTTTGGTGTAAAGGTTATAACCCAGGTGGTTTTTCAGGTAATTTCTTTGGAGACACGGAGAATAAAGTTAAAGATTTTGAAAAGGATGTTGGGATTGAACCAACTGGGTTTGTTGATGCAAAACTTATGAAAGCAATACTAAATACAGATGGATTTGTATTAAGTCGTAGTTCCGGACGACCACATGTTAGGGAAATACAACAATCGCTCAATAGAGAATATAGTAAATATTTTGATTATATACCGAGGAATGGTATTTATGAAAGGAAGACAAACAAAGCTTTAATATACGCTTTGCAACATGAAGAAGGTATTGGTCATATAGCGAATGGAAATTTTGGTCCTGCAACTATCGAAAATTGTCCTACGTTAAGCTATGATAATGCACCAGTGAACTTTACAAGAATTTTGCAGTGGTCGCTTGCATGTAACGGCCCTTTATACGACCCATATCCTTATAATGGGGATTTCAGTCCCCAAGTAGAAACGGCTGTAAATTTGTTTAAGGAATTTATGACCTTACCTCCTAACGGGGTTGCTGATATGCCGACCATTAAGCAATTACTAACAAGCAATGGGTACACAGATCGCCCAGCAATTGCTTGTGATGCGTCTACAGTCATTGATTATAAAACCGTTAAAACGCTACGTGATTATAACTATCAGATTATCGGTCGTTATTTAACAGGTAATGTGGCAACTGATGCTGGTCTCCGCTCAAAAGCGATGACTCATGAGGAACTAAGCATTCTTGCAGTAAATGGTATACGCGTCTTTCCAATATACCAAGATGGAGGTTATTATCATGAATACTTTGTACCAGGAAAAGGCACGGAGGATGCATGGAAAGCCATTAGAGCGGCATACGAGCTCGGATTCCCATCTGGTGCAACGATTTATTTTGCTGTTGACTACGACGCTTATGATTTTCAAGTAAGGGGTAATATTATTCCTTATCTAGCAGAAGTGCGTTCTGTGCTCGATATCACTAAAGGAGGAGACTTACCAGAATACAAGCTAGGTGTTTATGGCTCTCGTAACACCTGTATACAAGCGCAATCAAATAGCAGTGTGTTAGCGGATTACAGTTTTGTGGGAAACATGTCTACAGGTTATAGTGGTAACTTAGGATTTCCCATGCCTACCAATTGGTCCTTTAATCAATTTCATGAAACAACAATTGGTTTAGGCGGTTCTGGTATGCTTGGTATTGACAAAAACGATTATTCAGGCAAAGACCCAGGTGTGTCAGCAGTAAATCCTCCTGATAATCCGGAAATTAGTAAAGAATACCGAGCAAAACACGATGCGTTTGTAGAAATGGGCAAAAACATACCGGGATTGCAAAAATTTGCCCCTGAATTATTGCAACGAATATTAATTTTAGTTCCACTCATAGAGTTGTTGATATCCCAAATATTGCATCTATTGATGTGGAATTCAGCGAACAGTTAA
- the hisZ gene encoding ATP phosphoribosyltransferase regulatory subunit produces the protein MQPLINHFYRGNEVGHFQQREELLAILKQRFRTYGYSQIQTTTFEPYDLYATKPVMVNTEDMIKFIDTAGKVLVLRPDATIPITQRMAASPTQTRTSKRFFYIMDVFRHSQNDDEKERTQAGIECFATRTPAVDAEVIALAIHTLKDCGFPTFKVEIGHAGFFKALIAQSGLSEKEITEIQGFIKTKNITEMTNYLQSLTIDIAVKNAIAYIPFLYGKPEAVMNEVKEYGLNGKVQAELTYLMDVYHILQAYQLTDNIIFNLGLINDMNYYSNIIFQGFVDQAGKPVVMGGRYDHLGDRFGTHLPAIGFAFDVGLLLVAAQRHHLLQASNIDTTIYIYYELTQQKEALTAAFYLRDQGYAVISNPLTDFPERISESTRVVIYKPTMSMLKYKANTNEFNHPSELLTILEK, from the coding sequence ATGCAGCCTTTAATAAATCACTTCTATCGGGGAAACGAGGTCGGGCACTTTCAACAGCGAGAAGAACTGCTTGCCATTTTAAAGCAGCGCTTTAGAACATATGGATATAGTCAAATACAAACCACTACCTTTGAACCCTATGATTTGTACGCAACGAAACCAGTCATGGTTAATACAGAGGATATGATTAAATTTATTGATACAGCAGGCAAAGTTCTTGTTCTCCGCCCGGATGCCACCATTCCCATTACACAACGAATGGCTGCAAGCCCAACACAGACACGAACCAGCAAGCGTTTTTTTTATATTATGGATGTATTTCGGCACAGTCAAAACGATGACGAAAAAGAACGGACACAGGCTGGAATCGAATGTTTTGCCACTCGTACACCAGCAGTTGATGCAGAAGTTATCGCATTAGCCATTCATACGTTAAAAGACTGTGGTTTTCCGACATTCAAAGTTGAAATCGGTCATGCTGGTTTTTTTAAAGCATTAATAGCACAATCAGGATTATCGGAAAAAGAAATCACTGAAATACAAGGTTTTATTAAAACAAAAAATATAACAGAAATGACAAACTACTTACAGTCTTTAACAATTGACATTGCTGTAAAAAATGCTATTGCATACATCCCGTTTCTCTATGGGAAGCCTGAAGCAGTTATGAACGAAGTAAAGGAATATGGGCTAAATGGTAAAGTTCAAGCAGAATTAACTTATTTAATGGATGTCTATCATATTCTGCAAGCTTATCAACTAACAGATAATATTATCTTTAACCTTGGACTGATTAATGATATGAATTACTATTCGAATATTATTTTTCAAGGATTTGTTGATCAAGCAGGAAAGCCTGTCGTTATGGGAGGAAGATACGATCATTTAGGAGACCGTTTCGGTACCCATCTTCCAGCAATCGGCTTTGCCTTTGATGTTGGCCTATTATTAGTAGCAGCTCAACGACATCATTTGTTGCAAGCATCAAACATCGATACAACCATTTATATCTATTATGAACTTACACAGCAAAAGGAAGCTTTAACAGCCGCATTTTATTTACGGGATCAGGGTTATGCCGTAATTAGCAATCCATTAACTGATTTTCCAGAGCGGATCTCTGAATCTACGAGAGTTGTAATTTATAAACCAACCATGTCAATGTTGAAATATAAAGCTAACACGAATGAATTTAACCATCCATCTGAATTATTAACCATACTCGAAAAATAG
- the hisD gene encoding histidinol dehydrogenase encodes MQHLTAAEYWENQSSEALNPFDEKINQTVLSIIHQVKKHGDQAVQSFTEQFDGVKINQLSVTRKEFTEARESVSTSFVTALTEAAKNIASFHEKQLEKSWFDTSEPGKIIGQKITPLQKVGIYIPGGKAAYPSSVLMNVIPAKIAGVKHIYLTTPPQLDGRINPYVLVAAEITGVETIYKMGGAQSIAALAYGTETVKKVQKITGPGNAFVAHAKKWVYGDVAIDMIAGPSEICVVADETARADFVAADLLSQAEHDEAARAICITTSNQQADSIQQELLRQSKKLTRKKIINQSLNDQGKIIVVDSLRAAFDIVNDIAPEHLELMIDQPMEHLGYIHNAGAIFLGHYAPEALGDYVAGPNHTLPTNGTAAFASPLGVYDFMKKSSVIYYDKAALLKTADPIIELANIEQLTAHAQSVQIRKEEN; translated from the coding sequence ATGCAACACTTAACTGCTGCAGAATATTGGGAAAACCAATCATCAGAAGCATTAAATCCATTTGATGAAAAAATTAACCAAACAGTTTTATCTATTATTCATCAGGTGAAAAAGCATGGAGACCAAGCAGTACAATCCTTTACCGAACAATTCGATGGGGTGAAAATAAACCAGCTGTCTGTTACGCGTAAAGAATTTACCGAAGCACGAGAATCGGTTTCTACTTCATTTGTTACAGCACTCACAGAAGCTGCGAAAAATATTGCAAGCTTTCATGAAAAGCAGTTAGAAAAATCTTGGTTTGATACAAGTGAACCTGGAAAAATCATCGGACAAAAGATAACGCCTTTACAAAAGGTAGGTATTTATATTCCCGGGGGAAAAGCAGCCTATCCATCCAGCGTCTTAATGAATGTAATACCCGCTAAAATAGCTGGAGTAAAACATATTTATTTAACAACTCCGCCTCAACTCGATGGACGTATTAATCCATATGTATTAGTAGCAGCTGAAATAACGGGAGTAGAGACAATTTATAAAATGGGCGGCGCACAATCGATTGCTGCACTTGCTTACGGAACGGAAACTGTAAAAAAGGTACAAAAGATTACCGGTCCTGGTAACGCCTTTGTCGCTCATGCCAAAAAATGGGTCTATGGTGATGTAGCAATTGATATGATTGCAGGACCAAGCGAGATTTGCGTCGTAGCTGATGAAACAGCGAGAGCCGATTTTGTTGCTGCTGACTTATTATCACAGGCAGAGCATGATGAAGCAGCCAGAGCAATTTGTATTACGACAAGTAATCAGCAGGCAGATAGTATTCAACAGGAATTACTTAGGCAATCCAAGAAACTGACCAGAAAGAAAATTATTAATCAATCCCTAAACGATCAAGGAAAAATAATTGTTGTTGATTCACTTAGAGCGGCCTTTGACATTGTAAATGATATAGCTCCAGAGCATCTGGAACTGATGATTGATCAACCAATGGAACACCTTGGCTATATTCACAATGCTGGTGCCATTTTCTTGGGTCATTATGCTCCAGAGGCATTAGGCGATTATGTCGCGGGACCTAATCATACGCTTCCGACAAATGGGACAGCTGCCTTCGCTTCTCCGCTTGGTGTATATGATTTCATGAAAAAATCAAGTGTCATTTACTATGACAAAGCAGCGTTACTAAAAACAGCCGATCCCATTATCGAATTAGCCAACATCGAGCAGCTAACCGCTCACGCTCAATCTGTCCAAATTCGGAAGGAGGAAAATTAA
- a CDS encoding alpha/beta fold hydrolase, producing MRNKIISITSFSLVIIGFISILAIPNRAISDFDKIRPTLFVHGYKGTENSFGFMLERFEHEYKWGDKALVYYVTKQGVVQKYHPRLGKEKPMFVQVIFAQNRASFELTASWLANVLQDMKKVYGVDDVNIVGHSMGGIVALKYIKQFRGEQFPSVHKFVTLGSPFDGIYSEAYFQIHHDPAATDLRPDSPALKFLRERPFPKHTQVLSISSTGDAIAVPESVRSLREIVPSGQLTEKVIENKQLGHSDLHESRRVDQLIYEFLWKNQVNMESKAP from the coding sequence TTGAGAAATAAAATCATCAGTATCACATCGTTTAGTCTAGTCATCATTGGGTTTATTTCAATTTTAGCTATACCAAACAGGGCAATCTCAGATTTTGATAAAATTCGTCCAACATTGTTTGTGCATGGATATAAAGGAACAGAAAACTCGTTTGGATTTATGCTGGAACGATTTGAGCATGAATATAAATGGGGAGACAAAGCGCTTGTTTATTATGTAACAAAGCAGGGGGTCGTACAAAAATATCATCCACGTTTAGGAAAAGAAAAGCCGATGTTTGTTCAGGTCATATTTGCGCAAAATCGTGCCAGTTTTGAGCTAACAGCTAGTTGGTTAGCTAATGTTTTACAGGATATGAAAAAAGTATATGGTGTGGATGATGTTAATATTGTTGGTCATTCTATGGGAGGAATTGTAGCTTTAAAATATATAAAGCAATTTCGCGGGGAGCAATTTCCTTCTGTGCATAAATTTGTCACTTTAGGAAGTCCATTTGATGGAATCTACAGCGAAGCATATTTCCAAATTCATCATGACCCTGCAGCAACCGACTTACGCCCTGATTCTCCTGCACTAAAGTTTTTACGAGAGCGGCCTTTTCCAAAGCATACGCAAGTACTAAGTATCAGTAGTACTGGAGACGCTATTGCAGTACCGGAGAGCGTTCGCTCATTAAGAGAGATCGTACCAAGTGGACAATTAACCGAGAAAGTGATAGAAAATAAACAGTTAGGTCATAGTGATCTACATGAAAGCAGAAGGGTAGACCAACTCATTTATGAATTTTTGTGGAAAAATCAAGTTAACATGGAATCGAAGGCGCCATAA
- a CDS encoding phage holin: protein MKINWKVRVKKKSFWLTLVPAVVLLAQTIGNWFGYDVAAELIKEEAVKFINAVFAVLVILGIVNDPTTSGLSDSEQALNYIKPRKDNKDAN from the coding sequence ATGAAAATCAATTGGAAAGTAAGAGTAAAAAAGAAATCATTTTGGTTGACCTTAGTTCCTGCAGTTGTATTGTTAGCGCAAACTATAGGTAATTGGTTTGGATATGACGTAGCAGCAGAATTAATCAAAGAAGAAGCTGTGAAATTTATTAATGCCGTTTTTGCTGTTCTAGTTATTTTGGGTATTGTTAATGATCCTACCACAAGTGGACTCAGTGACAGCGAACAAGCTTTAAATTATATAAAACCTAGAAAAGATAATAAAGATGCCAATTAA